The genomic window GCCTACTGCCCTGAGCGGGTGCTTCCGGGAAAAATCATGTACGAACTGGTGGAAAATGACCGCATTGTGGGCGGAATAAACGATTACTCCACAAAAATGGTATCCGCCTTTTACCGCTCCTTTGTGGTGGGAGAGGTATTGGAGACCGACTGCCGCACGGCGGAAATGAGCAAGCTGACGGAAAACGCCAGCCGGGACGGGCAGATTGCCTTTGCCAACGAACTATCCATGACCTGCGATACTCACGGCATTGATGTTTGGGAGCTGATCTCCCTTGCAAACCGGCACCCCCGTGTGAATATTCTCAATCCCGGAACTGGTGTTGGTGGCCACTGCCTTGCAGTTGACCCTTGGTTTATTGTGGATAAGGATCCGGCGCATACCAAGCTTATTGCGCAGGCTCGTCGTACAAACGACTATAAAACAGAGTGGTGTATTGAGAAGGTGAAGGCTGCGGCCTATAAGTTTCAAGCTGAGAGTGGTAAAGCGCCTACAGTGGCTTGTATGGGGCTTGCATTTAAGCCCGATATTGACGATCTGCGTGAGTCTCCTGCTCTGCGGGTACGTGAAGCTTTGGAGGAAGAATCATTCCATCTGCTTTCTGTGGAGCCTAACTTGGAAGAGCAGGAGAAAAATGGACTTTGCTCTTACACAACTGCTGTGGAAAAGGCTGATATTGTGGTGTTTTTGGTGGCGCATCGGGAATTTGGGAACCTCAATATCCCTGAGGGAACCCGTGTTCTTGATTTTTGCGGGGTGAGGAAGTAGATGTTGTTTAGTCTGTTACAATGGTGTAGATAATGCGAAAACTTATCTTGAAAAATTCCTTCTTTTCCGTAACACAGATGCTTCTGAAAATGGCCTTCCTGTTCATTCTGTACCGTATAATTTACAGAGAACTGGGGGTGGAAGAGCTGGGGCTTTGGTCTCTCACCTATGCCTTTCTCTCATTTCTTGATTATGCATCACTGGGGATTCCCGGTGGTATTGTAAAGTTTGTGGCACAGTATGCAGCCCGAAAAAAATATACAGAGTGTTCGGAGCTGGTGCAGACTTCAATTATGATGATGTTTGGCCTTAGCTGTATGGCCTTACTCATTGGATATCCCATCGTTCGTCTCTTACTGCTTCAGCTTGTGGACAGTGACACGACGCTTCTTTTAGAACTATTGAATTTGGGCGCCATCGCCTTCATACTACAAATGATTTACAACTCCTATGTATCTGTCTATGACGGGTTTAATCAGATTTACCGGCGTAATATTGTGAGTATGGTAGGTGAAACAATTCACTTTATTCTCTCCATAGTATTCATATTTCGTTTTGGGATTATCGGTGTGG from Chitinivibrio alkaliphilus ACht1 includes these protein-coding regions:
- the wecC gene encoding UDP-N-acetyl-D-mannosamine dehydrogenase, which translates into the protein MVLNTLREFHADHSDAFTAPLAVEKVCVVGLGYIGLPTAALLANRGYTVHGVDVNREAIETINSGKIHIVEPDLDMFVHAAVESKRLRADTVPKASDVFMLCVPTPFKRNDTDIPEPDLSYVESAARQIVPVLNDGNMVILESTSPVGTTELVEKTLRENGVDTEKIAIAYCPERVLPGKIMYELVENDRIVGGINDYSTKMVSAFYRSFVVGEVLETDCRTAEMSKLTENASRDGQIAFANELSMTCDTHGIDVWELISLANRHPRVNILNPGTGVGGHCLAVDPWFIVDKDPAHTKLIAQARRTNDYKTEWCIEKVKAAAYKFQAESGKAPTVACMGLAFKPDIDDLRESPALRVREALEEESFHLLSVEPNLEEQEKNGLCSYTTAVEKADIVVFLVAHREFGNLNIPEGTRVLDFCGVRK